The Cottoperca gobio chromosome 15, fCotGob3.1, whole genome shotgun sequence genome segment TAAGGGAaatctttcttgttctttagctgctaaatgcttcaatATGTTCACcagtctttgtctttctgctgtttggtgTTGAGCAGGTTGTGTACCGCTGCCTACTGCTGGAAACAAAgctgatgagagctgtgagagtgaacaaaaatattaaagttGCGGTTCATAAAAACCAacacaatgagctaaaagatgctTAAACACTGGAGTGTTAGAGGAACCACAGTGTTGAGTGATGATTCTCTGTACGTGAAAAGAATGTTGATTAGTGAAGCTTCAATAAACCAATTTCAGCACTTGataacacaataacaaaatagATATAATTCTGCTATATAATACAAGCCAGGAGTAGATTTAAGGCAGACTGAGAAGCAGAGGGGATGTGTGGACACACAGCCGGAAACTAAGACCCATCCTGGGTCTGCCAATGAGCATGAAGAGATGGCTCATATTTACATGGTAGAGCAAGCTGAGgacagttggtgtgtgtgtgtgagtgtgagtgtgtaaggGGGTGGAGGTGTGGCTTGGCAGAGTCAGGTCTGAAGACGGCAGAGACACTTTCCCTCCCTGACAGGGTGTCTGCGTCTGAAAGTGGCTATTTCTCCTcgtctctccatccctcttctTTCCTCATTCTGCATCACGCTGTTTGACCGTTTCTGTCAACAATCTCGCTCCTcgcatctctccctctctttctctctctagtGTGTGGTTACTTCACTCAACGGTAAATCTATTTAttccttcctccccctcccccagaCATACTCAGGATGTATGTTGACTCCTTCAGGAGAAAATACTTCACAAACACTGAGGCAGCTCTCTGTCATCAGCACAACTTCAGCAAGCTCACACTTTCAACCAAACACACCAACAGCCTCCTTCAGATCTTTAGTCAAAATAGCGTCAAACCCACCACAACCTCTGACAGATTGAGATTGACACCATCTTATGTGTGTGCCTAAGTGTATCTGTGACCTAGATTTTAAGTACCCACCACAGCCAGCCCACCCTGGATGCGGTTAACTGTGTAattgtatcagtgtgtgtagtGGGACTCTTGTGATGCTGGCATGTTGCTGATGTATACTGTGTTATATCTTAGCTTAAACTGCGCAGGTGTGGGAATGAATCATCTTTCTAAAATAAAGCACATGTGCTCAGTAGTGTGCACTTGAGCTTTAGGTGTCTTTTACATCCAATTAAGTTGATCTACCCAGCAACCAACCAGTGCTGATTTTACAAGCTCTGTTCTCAAGCACCTTTGTGCTCCCTTTCAACACCTTCTCATCAACCACTTTGTAACTCTCACTCCTCTATCAGTGGACTACACGACTACTCATCATTTCTTCTTCAACTGCGTATGTAGGCATTTAGCTGTGATGTTATCCAGAGTGGAAAACGCAACAGTAAATGCAAAAAGACGGCATCAGAGGATAGGTATCTATAGGTATTCTACTTTTCCTCTGTTGTGTTAAAACTTGATCCTAAGAGCATTTCCTTAGTCTGACACCTTCCAGTGTCACTATGTCCCCAGCTCTTATCTCTCCCTGCAGCCTCACATCTCCATCATATGACCCAGCGACACGCCTGAGGCTGCGATTAGCCTCCTTCTGCTCACTGTCCGAAAGGATTAAGTGAATGAAAAAGCAGAGAAATAGAGAGCGAGATGGAGAGGTGTGCCCGGCAGCAAAGGGATATCAAGGACTCGGTGCAGCTGAAAAGGGGGATTTTCTGTTCAAACTGTATAGTCCTTTTCATTATCAGTTAATGAGATATCTTTCAGACTATCCAATCACATAGTTTCCATGTGACgccataataaaatattaatgacCTTCCCAGTATGGATTTGCATAATCcaaatgtatttgtcctacTGAAAAACCCTTCTGACATACTCTTTCACTTGCTGAGTAATATCATAAAATGCATTGAGccaatactttatattttttgaTTAGGCCTGCCAGTAGTTTAGGCCTTTCCAGACGAGAAATCATGGTCCCCTGCATCCCAGTAGAACAACACTAAGGTGATGTGCTTCagccaaaaacaataaaaacttgtCAACTCTCAAGATGCTCAACAAAGAAGTAGACCACGTCTGTTTAAATCTTCACAAAGCAGAGCACACATCTCCTCAGTCTGACACACGACTTCATTAACATCTTCTGTGGCATCTTGATCAAGTCTGCTCTTCCATCTGTGGCCTCCCACGCTGTGAGATACATTTTCTCAATAATTGAAGCGTAAATGGGTTAATGTTTCCTTCTGTCTGCTGATGATTTCTCCTGAGTGAATGAAGCCCGGTCGCCCCTGCATCAATAACAATGACCCGGATCCGCATTAATGATGTGGCCCGTATTGATTTTTCCAGTCAGTGCATACAGAAGAGGCATCTTTGTCTGACTATATACAATTTCGACTCAAGGTGACAGAGAGGAAATGGTACAAGTAAAGTGGAAGGGTCAAAGGAGTTGGGAAAAGAGACAACAGGGAGGAACGTGCAGGAGTTACTATGAAGGGAGGAGGTGGGAGTGTGATAAAGGACCTCAGAGTGTAGGCTATCTTTTCTCTATATGGAGGTTATGAAAATGCTGAGCTTCTTTTATGTATTGTTCTATAAACTGAAAACTCTGCTATAATCTAATTCAGTTTAATGGAGCCCATGGCACAAGTGACATTTCCCTCTTCACTGAtcagtgcgtgcgtgtgtgtgtgtgtgtgtgtgtgtgtgtgtgtgtgtgtgtgtgtgtgtgtgtgtgtataagagagagagagagagagagagagagagagagagagagagagagagagagagagagagagagagagagagagagcagcatctTGTTAATTGAATCAGCACTCGTTTCTTCCGCCCTACAAACTTCATTGAGGTCAGCGGCCATCTGATCACCAATCGGGGCATAGTttgacatgttgtgtgtgtcgctgtgttgTGCGTGAACAGTCAGACGCGCACAAAAAACTACTGCAGGAGCTAGTGAAACATGCATGAGCGTCAGCTGGCGGTGTGGCAGTTTTATATCAGTTTAATGGCGAGCAACGATCAAGATGGGATTGCAATAAATCTGTGAAAGCCACATAAAAATGTACTGATCCATGTGCAGTGCAGGGTAGTGTGATGACCTATGGGGCCTATTGTGATTATTTatgattaattaaataaaagctttacAGTTAGTCACAGTAGGTCTCCACAAATGTCGATTTTGATAAATGTCACTGGATGGAGTCACTTTTCCATTGGGGCTTTTTATTGAATTGACGCCCTGGTTCCAACTCGGGACTCACCCGTACAAGGTTGCTGACTGCCGCCTGCACCGCGGCCACCGGCACCGTCAGATCTGGGATGGCTTTACCgtccacctccccctcctcgTGCATGATGACCAGGTGGGAGATCTGCTGGGCCACCGGCTCCAGGATACTCTCGATGGTCTTGGTGTGAAACACCGGCATCGTGAACGACTTTTACCGCAGCCCCGACTGAAGAAAAGGCGGCTGGTCGCTCCAGCACTGAAgatcccccctctctcctctccttccctctcctctcctctccgacACCGTCAGGAGGACAAATCCCGAGTTGTCAGTCCAGCCCCTGAGACGAACCCCTCATGCGACTCTCCTCCCGGTGTGCACCGTCTCCTCTTGTGAGCACCTCGGCAAAGGCTTGACACAGACGGTCGGTGTCCTCCGGTGGGAGCGACCCAAATCGTGACAGAAGGAATCACCGCCCTCCGCCCAATCACAGCCAAGGAATACAGCTGCCAAGCGGGTTGGTGTTGGTGCGCACTGACGCTTTCgctgcacgcacacgcacgcatacacatcaaacacacaaacacagtgcaaGTGAAAGTGCTTCCCAAATTACGTCATGCATGCCAGTGGCCCCAAAAAGGAAAGGGTAACCTAATGGGAAAATATTGTAATTCCAAGAGGTGTGTGCAAAGGAGGGGGGTAACATCTACATCAGGGAAAGGTTGTAAACATGATAGTGTTTGGAAGCTACTCTGATAAAGCTCAGCTTCACATCCATGACACTAAAGAACACTGGAGATCACGTGCTGCACCATAATGTTGAAGAAAGCTGGTGGTGTGTTGCCTTTTTATGAAGCTTCAAACTTTCATCTGACATACGATCTGTGTTCATTAAAAGGTGGGTCAGGAGTTCATGTCTCAGGGCCTAAATGTCCAGGTCTAAATAAAGACCAAGGATTCAACTTcatgctgctggctgcagctgAAAGAACGAGTGtgtccagcagaaggagacttaCAGATCCTGCCCCTAACCCACACACTGTTTCTCCAACTTCCTTACTTTAACACAGATGATTCTGGAAGAACAGCTGTTCTACTGGTTTAACAACCACCAGACAGGTTGCGCTTGAATTTATGTTGCATTAAAGTGAAAGAATCAGATTTAACTGTAATTTATgggtgttttgtgtgtgtctctgctaaTCAGATTTTAATCTGTGTTGGGGAAATTGGAGACCCCAAGAGAAAAAACAACGGTATTTATAGCCCTTTGACCCGGTGTTCACTAAAGAGCCTCCAGCCTAGAGACCCccctgtgtgtgtacgtgtgtgtcccTAATTTGTGTGTAGACAAACGGTTGCTTTCCAAACCAGAGAGACTGGACAGTCAGGTCCTCCTGGTTAGAATATACCCTgttactctcctctcctctcctctcctctcctctcctccacctcccctcctcctctcttctctccctcctcttctctcctcctccttttcttctctcatctcctatcattttattttatttcctctactctccttttctctcctacTGTCGccccatctcctctcctctcctctcctctcaccttctATTGTCttcatttcctttcctcctctccttttctctccccatctctcctctcctctcctctatttcctttcctttcttcccctcctttttctccccctgtctcctctcttctcttttcttctcctgtcttttcctctcgtcttctccccttttctttccttttctctcaccctgtttcctttcctttccactCATCCCTGTTTCTCTCGTCTCtcatcatcctctcctctcctctcctcttccttagAAATTGTCCTTAAAGAGGAGTAAGACTCATACTCACAGCAGCTCAAATCCATATATGGATGGAGGCAGAGTAGAGGAGCAGTAAAGTAAACTGCTCTCAGTGAGTAATTGAGGGAGAATAGGCTGAGCTGTGATTGGCTCCAGTAGCACTGCTGTGAACTATCTGTATATGTGTACTTGTCCAAACAGGCTTTGATGGAAAGCATTGCAGCAGGTTGCTTAGAGAGGTTTTGAAGTATGCTTTCAATAATGTTGTGATGACCAGCTGGATTGTGGTTGCACTGAAATGTATTACAAATAATAGCACCACAATCTTtcatctctttgtgtttctgttgtatatgtgtttgcattgattgattgtttgtcAAGATTGGAGCAGAGGTGCTCAGCGTTTCTgtgacatgtttctttttttggagtGGGATGTGGGTGTTGGAGGTATGGGGCATTAGACAGAGAGGTGTGAGTCAGTGGACAACCGAACACGTAAACACTTCGCTTCTCCGCACTGAGACTTTCCTGGGAATCATAAGTTGTCTGACAAGAGGGGACGCTCGGTCTTCTCCACAGAACCATGTTTAGTAGAGCTACTACTAAACATTTGTACCTTGCTGCATATGGATATAAACAATAGTTTCTTAATGAGTCCTACAATAAATAGAAGAATAAaagtgtattaataataattgccCATTTTGCCTTCATTACACCAAGCGATCGATATCTTTTCCAAGTGGTTATATTGTGACAATACAGTGAAAAGCAACGATTTTGACAAACTCAACGGCTCTAGGGATGTCAATGTCGGTCTGTCAGTTGCTCCACCACGGTTAGTCCAGGGGTCTCAACAAGTATTCGATGGATTCCTATTGGATGTTTGTAAAAGCATTCATGGTGTCCAGAGGATagatcctaatgactttggagATACCcctgacttttcttcttttaccaTCATGAGATTGACATTTGTAGATGTCGTGTAATATTTTAGCATCTATTCTGTTAAATTTGGAGAtgcacattcatgttcccctcacaATGAATTGGAATAACGTTGGTGATCCACACGAAACATGTTATTAAAAGGGCATTCCTGCTGCACTGATTAATaacaatgttgtttatttatgagCTGAACACTCCCTCTCAGTCTCTATGTCTTCATTACAATGTTGGCATAAGAGACAGGATGTAAAAATACCTGCGGTTTTACTGCAACAACATCTTTTTGTTTGTAGAGAAGCTTCACTGTGAAGGTTTCAAACAATGGTGAGAATTATTTGCAGCACTTGCTGTGTccataaaatgcaaatatggATTTAAAATCAAGTcaggcaagaaaaaaaagctaGATTACTGTCCTATGTGTCATTTACAGCTTGAACCAACAGCTGTCTAAGCTCAGCTGCCATGTATTTCTTCGTCTACAGTATATGAAGATAAATGTACTCTTTGGAAAGATACAAGAACAAAAGTCCAATTTTATAATATATGCCTTCGACAAATCCAAAAATAGTGGTGACTGAATAAATAAGTTTCAAGTCACGACAGACatcttttatttagtatttctaGGTTGACTCGCAAGGCATTTCGTAAGTCCAAACTGATACATTTGCTGTCTCTTAAAAGTGTAATTAGTGTGGATTAAATCTACAACTGTCTTCAGTTATGAAGATTCTGACTCAGGTTGGATATCATTGttgtttatattaaaatacTTGGGATTTTCAGTATGTTTGAAACTACTGAGCTTCCTGTCTGTGATGTTTAATCCAACAGTGCCCTCCAGTGTTTGATTTACGGACACTTTTAGTGACATACTGAACTGAATTGAACTTGCAGAAAACTGACTGAGTACATGACTCAGTGTCTGCtcttcattttgtaaaatatatgtTCACCTGTTAGACAAACATTCATGTCCTGTAGCAGAGGCTCACTGCTATTCTtcacacatacacggaacagtGGGCCTACAGTAAGCAGTATGCATGCAAAAGAGAGAGGTAAACATTTGATGCTTGGAGAATAATGAACATGATCaatatgtaatacaaatattttatttattacaataaaataaataaaatgctcaaCAGCAGGGCCAGCCTTCTACTTGAGAAAatcattattacattaaattacaaaaataaacttaTTAGCTTGTTTCAAAATCCATACTTTAAGTATCAAATTTTCATGCCCAAGTAATACAACAAAAGTATATACTATATGCAgtcaaatgtaaatacatttttaaaaacattcacttAGAACTGTTATAGTACATCTTCACAGTGCACAACTATTTTGACTGTACATTAATAGCAATATCCATCAGCTACATTTCCTTTAGGGGATGAAATGCCCAACAGGTAACTGTCgtcacagatttattttatgggATACATTGATCCTTTGGTGTATTTGGGGAGCCTTGTTTCTACTGCGATCCAGTTGTTGTAGTTGGCGACTTGTGTGTAAACTCCTGGTTTGTTCCTACTGGCACATTCCTCGCCCCAGCTCACCACCCCGAACAGAAACATCCGCCCTGACACTTCACACACCATCGGACCACCAGAGTCACCCTGTGGGAGGATGCAACAGTCAGTCAGTGCTTACAGCATGAAGAAAGATACAATTACATAGTGTGTTATTATAAAGGCTCATACGGATACTGACTGTCTAAAAACAAAGTAATGAAGCTACAGTATTGTGGACATTCAATGTGTTTTGGCCCATTGAGCCACCAGTACACCACAATATCTTTGAATTTGCACCCTATTATGAATAATATGTTCCaagtattaattatttatcaggtcattttattttatgcagaGCAAGCACATATACAATAATACTAAATTCCTCCATTGAGCCCCTGAATAATGTGACATAATAAAATTGCATTAATTTGTGATACATTTCCTACATATCATCATTTTACTTGcatgtttatctttttataCAAATTTAAATGTTGGAGGGAGCATGAGATGTaagggttttttttaatgcgGCTGAAGGTTGAAAAATTTAGATTTgttctttaaacatttataacCTAAAGACATTTATTGATACACTGGGTTCTTTGCTCACCTTGCAGGCGTCAGTGCTCCAGTCAGGGCTCGCAGCACAGAACATGTTGTCAGTGATGCGATCTCCATAGTACAATTTCCTTGTGCAGTCAGTCTGGGAGAGCAGTTTCACCTCGGCCTCCTTCAGATGCTGTGAATAATGCCACGACGCTGCAGACAACACAGTTGTAACAATCAGTGAAATGGCTGAGAGATCAGTCATACATCTCATGTTAGAGGTTCTGCTGTACATACCATATGTCTCTTTCCCAAATCCTGCGATGCTGCACTCAAATCCTGCAGGAAGCTGAGTGCGAGATGGAGGAAGACACACTGTGCGTACAGACGCTGACCTCACCGCACATCCTCCATTTCTGCTTTTGATCTTCAACAGTGCTGAaatgcaaagacaaacacagctATGAGTCCTGCACACAAAGCACCCATACAGCTCTTTGCCTGTCTCGctcatacacataaacacagtacaATTGTGCACACCTATGTCATTGTTAAAGCTGGACTCATTGTATTTTTGGTGGATGATCAGTTTTTCCACAGTGAATTTCTGCTCCCTGGCAGCATCTGTGTCATTGATGGCGTTCTTCCccaggtatacagacagacgCTGGATGTTAGTTCCGTCActgaacagaaaaaaaacacaagtgtgtCAACATATTACATACCCATATGAGTCATATTGCCATAATGAGAAGTGCAATGGAGGAAATGATGAGTGCGTTGTGTTTTCTGAGTGTTTTGTCTCACCCATCAGCAAAACAGTGTGCAGCCGTGAGAACCCAGCACGGTGCAATGAGAGAGCCACCACAGAGGAAACCGTGGCGCTGATGAAAGAGAGCAGCGACCCATGGCTGCGACTCTATGGGTGTGAAAGAACCACCCACAATTTTATGCAGTCTTCGCTTAGACTTCTCACCGCATGTTAGGTCTGCAGGGACACACAGGACGAGTCAATGAGTATTGGTGAAGGGAATCACAAGATGACATCAGGTAAAAAGGTTTAAACATCAAAGCTACCTGTATCCACAGCTGGTGGAGGTGTTACTGTTGGCTTAGAACCTGCATGGGAGCAGAAAACAGAGACTATTAGAAAAGATACAAATCAAACATACAATACTTCAATGCTTTTTTAATTCTCAGTCAAATCTTACATCTGGGAATGTTGCAGAATTCTCTGACagtcctccttccttttctgaCACGGCACCACGGCATCAGGCTCTGGTCGGGATTCCTAGCATTCAAGTGAAATGATATTAAACACACGATACACCTCCTTAGTATATCAAGGCCTCAGATTGGTGACTCAAAGTATACCTGCAGTAATTATGGTCTCCAAGTCCCTTTGAAGCTCCTGATGGGATTCTAAACCTGTTCCAGTTGAGACATCGCCTGCCGTATGCCGACTCAGAATCAAATCCCCTGTAACTGCTCCCATCCCCGGACAGACACATCTCTGAGGATTAttacaaagagagaagagaacatttaGTGTCTCTCACCAACAGCAAATGCAGAATATTAAGCATTGCACTGACAGTTGACTTACCCCTCTTAGTGTCCTTTTGTGACCGAGGTGACCATCTTTTTGAAAAAGCCTGAAAGAAGCACAGACAAACTCGGGTGAGACATTTTTATAAAACTCTCTGAGCCCCTTCGGTATGACTATTAAACCTAAAGTTACTTCCTTTTATTATTGCTTACCACATCCAAACTGAATGCTGCAAGGACGGCGAGGATGACTGACAAGTTCATCTTCACTTCTGGTTTCTCTTCTTCTTAATGGGGATATATTTGGCTGAAGATGacctgagaaaaaaaaatgtaatgtggatTTGAAGCTGTGCCCTTATATGGAGTTTATGTTAACGAACATGATAGGACAGGCACAAGTGTGAAAAAGAAAGCAATGTTCTTTTTTGGGGCACGCGGGCAGTTATTGCACAGGAAAAACTGTTCTATGGATATTTTAATGTGAGAGCAACAGATTTTAGATGCTCACTGTGTGCACTCTTTACTGTAAACAGTCTCGATC includes the following:
- the plaua gene encoding plasminogen activator, urokinase a yields the protein MNLSVILAVLAAFSLDVAFSKRWSPRSQKDTKREMCLSGDGSSYRGFDSESAYGRRCLNWNRFRIPSGASKGLGDHNYCRNPDQSLMPWCRVRKGRRTVREFCNIPRCSKPTVTPPPAVDTDLTCGEKSKRRLHKIVGGSFTPIESQPWVAALFHQRHGFLCGGSLIAPCWVLTAAHCFADGDGTNIQRLSVYLGKNAINDTDAAREQKFTVEKLIIHQKYNESSFNNDIALLKIKSRNGGCAVRSASVRTVCLPPSRTQLPAGFECSIAGFGKETYASWHYSQHLKEAEVKLLSQTDCTRKLYYGDRITDNMFCAASPDWSTDACKGDSGGPMVCEVSGRMFLFGVVSWGEECASRNKPGVYTQVANYNNWIAVETRLPKYTKGSMYPIK